Proteins from a single region of Platichthys flesus chromosome 16, fPlaFle2.1, whole genome shotgun sequence:
- the hmox2b gene encoding heme oxygenase 2, translated as MSAKSMETKSVSNGAGPVYEDKEDSLSPEDLSEVLAAGTKEVHEKAENTQFVKDFLRGRIRKELFKLGAVALYYTYKAMEEEIERNKDHPHFAPLYFPAELSRHEALARDLEYFYGPEWQSQVSCSPATQHYVDRIHQVGQEDPVLLVSHAYTRYMGDLSGGQVLKKVAQRALKLPTTGEGLEFYQFDAIHSAKAFKQLYRSRMNELEIDMETKKRLVEEAVKAFNFNMEVFEELEEMGKTIQEDVLDAGLPVHGATGGDISKCPYYAAKMTASSGTAYAGQLAMAVLRHPTGQVLFATWIAALAGFVAWYLM; from the exons ATGTCAGCAAAGAGTATGGAGACAAAGAGTGTGTCCAATGGAGCGGGGCCTGTGTATGAAGACAAAGAGGACAGCCTCAG TCCTGAAGACCTGTCTGAGGTGCTGGCAGCGGGGACCAAAGAGGTCCATGAAAAGGCGGAGAACACCCAGTTTGTGAAGGATTTCCTGAGGGGACGAATCCGCAAAGAGCTCTTCAAG CTCGGCGCCGTGGCTCTTTACTACACCTACaaggccatggaggaggagatcgaGAGGAACAAGGATCACCCCCACTTTGCCCCGCTGTATTTTCCTGCAGAGTTGAGTCGCCATGAAGCTCTTGCCCGTGACCTTGAGTATTTTTATGGTCCAGAGTGGCAGAGCCAGGTCAGCTGCTCCCCGGCCACCCAGCACTATGTGGACCGTATCCACCAAGTGGGACAGGAGGACCCAGTGCTGCTGGTGTCCCACGCCTACACCCGTTACATGGGGGACCTGTCTGGGGGCCAGGTGCTGAAGAAAGTCGCGCAGAGGGCCTTGAAGCTTCCCACCACAGGAGAGGGCCTGGAGTTCTATCAGTTTGATGCCATCCATAGTGCCAAAGCTTTCAAGCAGCTGTACCGCAGCCGAATGAATGAGCTGGAAATAGACATGGAAACCAAGAAGAGGCTCGTGGAGGAGGCCGTGAAAGCCTTCAACTTCAACATGGAG GTGTTCGAGGAGTTGGAAGAGATGGGGAAAaccatccaggaggatgttttagatgctggcttGCCTGTCCATGGAGCCacgggtggtgacatcagcaaatgtccctactatgctgccaaaatga CGGCGTCGAGTGGAACGGCATATGCCGGTCAACTCGCCATGGCCGTACTCCGACACCCAACAGGACAGGTTCTGTTTGCGACTTGGATTGCTGCTCTGGCTGGATTTGTTGCATGGTATCTGATGTGA
- the dnaja3a gene encoding dnaJ heat shock protein family (Hsp40) member A3a — MMAAARCSSRWITVFVTSGRRRAAGAAAGAGHGGVRGVSTVGADTVWRAGGVACGAAGRAVTLRGLSGLRSPHAVCTHYFHTSGPASSKQDFYQILEVPRGATQKEIKKAYYQMAKKYHPDTNKEDPQAKEKFAQLAEAYEILSDETKRKQYDTYGSAGFDAGQAGGGQHYWTGQNSNVNPEELFRKIFGEFSGGRGFGDFNAMFDQPQEYIMELTFTQAAKGVNKEISLQMEAACQRCDGKGHEPGTKVQHCNSCNGSGMETVNTGPFVMRSQCRRCGGKGTVISTPCNACRGAGQTKQKQTVTVPVPAGVENGQTVRMPVGKKEIFITFKVQKSPVFRRDGADLHSDLYVSVAQAVLGGTARTQGLYETLNLSIPAGIQTDQKIRLAGKGIARVTGYGYGEHYVHVKIKVPKTLTDRQRALLMSYAEDETDVEGTVNGVTNTTTGKRSWN, encoded by the exons atgaTGGCGGCTGCTCGCTGCTCCTCACGCTGGATCACAGTCTTCGTAACCTCAGGCCGCCGCCGGGCCGCCGGTGCCGCAGCGGGTGCCGGTCATGGAGGAGTCCGTGGTGTCTCCACCGTGGGCGCGGATACAGTGTGGCGGGCGGGCGGCGTGGCGTGCGGCGCTGCAGGGAGAGCGGTGACATTGAGAGGGCTGTCAG GTCTCAGATCCCCCCATGCAGTTTGCACACACTACTTTCACACGAGTGGTCCTGCGAGCAGCAAGCAGGACTTCTACCAGATCCTGGAGGTTCCTCGCGGAGCAACCCAGAAGGAGATCAAGAAAGCCTACTACCAG ATGGCCAAAAAGTACCACCCCGACACCAACAAAGAGGACCCACAAGCCAAGGAAAAATTTGCTCAGCTGGCTGAAGCTTACGAG ATCCTCAGCGACGAAACAAAGAGGAAGCAGTACGACACGTACGGCTCAGCGGGCTTTGACGCTGGTCAGGCCGGTGGAGGGCAGCACTACTGGACTGGACAGAACAGCAACGTGAATCCAGAGGAGCTCTTCCGCAAGATCTTTGGGGAATTCTCAGGGGGACGAGGGTTTGGTGACTTCAATGCCATGTTCGATCAGCCACAGGAG TACATCATGGAGCTGACCTTCACTCAGGCAGCAAAGGGAGTCAACAAAGAGATATCCCTTCAAATGGAAGCAGCCTGTCAGCGCTGTGATGGTAAGGGCCACGAACCAGGCACCAAGGTCCAGCACTGCAACTCCTGCAACGGGTCCGGCATG GAGACAGTGAATACGGGTCCGTTTGTGATGCGCTCCCAATGTCGCCGCTGTGGAGGCAAAGGCACAGTCATTTCCACTCCCTGTAATGCCTGCCGTGGGGCCGGACAGACCAAGCAGAAGCAGACTGTGACAGTCCCTGTGCCTGCAG GAGTGGAGAATGGTCAGACTGTCAGAATGCCAGTTGGTAAGAAGGAGATCTTCATCACGTTTAAG GTCCAGAAAAGTCCAGTGTTCAGGAGGGACGGTGCCGACCTTCACTCTGACCTTTATGTCTCGGTGGCACAAGCCGTTTTGGGCGGCACGGCCAGAACACAGGGCCTTTATGAAACGCTCAACTTATCA ATCCCTGCAGGAATCCAGACAGACCAGAAGATCCGACTTGCAGGGAAGGGAATCGCCCGTGTCACCGGCTACGGCTACGGTGAACACTATGTCCATGTCAAGATAAAAGTACCCAA gacactgacagacagacagagggctCTGCTGATGAGCTATGCTGAGGACGAGACAGATGTGGAGGGGACGGTGAACGGCGTCACTAACACCACTACAG gtAAAAGATCCTGGAATTGA